The Gossypium hirsutum isolate 1008001.06 chromosome D07, Gossypium_hirsutum_v2.1, whole genome shotgun sequence genome includes the window tgtagcttactaagggttgcaagtcaagtagttacatggcctagcacatagccaggcacacgggcgtgtgaggccatttcaaagggcaCACGACCTGACACccaggtgtgtggcttggccgtgtaacccaagttagagagttacacaggctgggacacggttgtgtgtccctacttcaaatgtccacacaACCTGAGACACATGCATGTGTCTCACCCGTATGACCTCTacaatttgaaaaattttcacctttttctgaaaaattctatatgttttcaatttagtcccgatttgtttctattGTGTTTTTAAGTCCTcgagggctcgtttaagggacaatatctATGTTATTAATGGAATCTTCCATGATTGATGTTGTGAAgtaaatgatttaaattttttattattttgaaatgtaaTCTCTGATAATGCTCCATAGCCCTATTCCAGCGACAGATaaggttagggtgttacaatgtatGCATGattcatatactttgatgtaagtaaaagcatgAGATCAAATAGACAAGTAATCAAAAGTTGGTGTGTTGGGTATttgacttctgtagtatgtaagatcattcacaatagtggaattcatagcttgatacatgggtaaatgatatcctctcattgacattacatggttgatgaaaagtaaaactAGTCACgggtcgttcgtctttgtgatgaatgacttgattactttttaatagtaattgatttttcatgaaggaaaatgtactgataaaaatgagataaaatatgatcatattaggagaatagatattatcccaaagagattaaggataccgtataagggtaacacacttatgacaaggtcattagacaagCACTGATTGAGTTGCTTTCGTAAGGGTATGctattagggagagctcagtcacgatattataatggaatgacttcgtgactaaatgagtttataattaataggcgaaaaagggaacttaattataaatcatttgaacccTAATTGCACATGTCCAATCAGTCCTtccactagctcattgaaacaagaaatgaattgcatggcgaatcaaatgaacataaatggatagaaatggtgaaaatggagaaattgaaagcatttggaaatgattatggttttctccaaatgATAATGACAATGGAgaaattaaatcatttgaaaatgaatgtcgttttctccaaaaagaaaatgacctggaaatgaatttatgatttttgaataaaatgaagttcaaaaatggaaataaatcactTGGTAATAGTGAAGAACAgtttaatgtaaaaatattaaatatattttctcataaattcttttacggtaaagtcgttatgattttaacaaaattagaatttgttgagattattatttaattggaaataaattgagatgtttattttgggaaatagaaaaaaatatcgAGTTGGGTCGAATTATAAAGTACTAGGTTAAAATTCCagaaagtacttgtaattggatccaatatgagagaggcccaaaagcctCTCATGTTAAAGGGTgggacgacaaaccctagtattaATAACTAGGGTCGTCCTCCCCTATATTTCTAGTTAGACTAGgtgttaaactaagctttatgTGATAAAAGTTTTGTTATAACAAAGataatgtttttgaataaaacttaatgaatttcaaagtgacaatttatttcaaaatatttctaaGAGATAAAATCTTAAATCTACCCTTCAAGGTGTTTGTAATGATACTATAGGCTTTAATGATCACTAAAATTAGGCATTAAATGCCCAAAGTATCAATACCCTTTCAAAGGTATCGATATCTGTTGTTGCAGAAGATATTGATGCACTGGTTATTACATCTCCAACGACTTTATTAAATTTCTCACCAACCCAAACAGTTGGAAATAAATTAGAACGTATAAATACCAACTTGCAAAGCTTGTACAACAACAAGAGAGATTACAAAAAATCAAAAGTTATCAAGAAAGATCAACAATTCTTTTATCAACCTTTTGTGCTTCAATTCTTCATATTTTTCTTACAAACACTTATGAGCGAGTAATTCTTTGTATGTTATCAGCTCAAGTGTTTTTATTGTGTGAGTGCTTAATTGGCATACATCCTAAACttgtaaggattgtttctttgtttgctcACTTGTCTGCTCTTTTGAAAGGGTTTAAGTTTTAAGatttgggtagaaatcttaagggaatTATAAGGTTAAACATTGCCCTAAAAGGTTGGTCAAATGAATTTTGGAAAATTCTTAGTTGTGGAAAGTTatggtagtggagtaggcaattgaggttgaaccactctaaattcttgTATTCATTGTCTTATCTTTTTATTCTTGCTTCCACGAGTTTTTAAAATGCCAATTCACCCCTTCTTGGCTATCTTAGTTGATTGATCGAGCTAACACTAGGAGTTCCTTTTTCTAGTTAAAATAagcttctacaattcaacaatgGTTTTACTTcgtctccctataaatagatggcaccaatagagctaaaaacacaaatttaagaAATTGTTACACAGCTCGAAAACAGTGAGAGTTTTATTCTCTGAATACTAAATctatttttcagaataacaaaTCTGACGGTTTCTATTGAGAAGAGATTCTTTTTCTCACTAAAAGTTAAGAAAACTATTTTATGGTTTCGTGTTTGATTCGAATTGTTCGAACCCACGCTCGAAACAATTTGTGAAATGGGAATAGTGGAGAAGGTCATTCAGTTGAAAGTTAGGAATGTGAAGGATCTATCTAGCCAAAAACACAGATACAATTTTGATAAAGGGTtttttgctataaatatcacaaaccggctccgtttttaaaatttttatttttcgttctacaagaaaactattttcaaaccGGATTTTTTCCAACAAGAATAGTAAGAGTTGGTATAGTTTTATAATGAGAAATTATACAAGCTAATAAATTTAGCTATCTTGCTAAAGAAAAGCCATTTATTTGGTCTGTACTCTTAAAGGACTAAAGTGATTGGTTTCTTTATTCATTGTCCAACTTCAAGTTGATTAAAGTTATGGAAATggaatgtttgaaaatgttaataaaaattaGAGTTTTGGCCACAACTATGCCAACtatttcttaaaagaaaaaatgaaacaaTGTCCAAAAGCATGTTGTAAAATAGAATTTTGGACATGTTAGCCTATAAATCAATTATATTAATGATTCAATCTCTAAAATAATGAATGCCTGAGCAAATAAGTTTTTACGACTAGTAGTACTACAActagaatgaattttgatcctATCACAAGCCACCGATAATGGGTACCCAACTTTTAATTAGCAATCACTAATTTTAAAGTTCAATGGGTAAAAACAAGTAATTGTTATGTGTTTGTGATGCACTAGTAAAACTCATTCTAAAACAATTTTAATGGAAACTAGTGCGATCCATGTGTATAGTTGATAAGTTCTGAATCTTCTTAAATGAGTtcattatttgatatttaaatgtcTAAAGAAAATGAGACATTAAATGAACTCTCTATATAAACCTAAAAAAGTGGTTATGCTTCAACAAGTAGAGGTGAGGTATCTATTATAAATGTTCATCATAAACAAGATAAGCACATAATCATAATAGTGCTAAAAGTGAACAACCTCTAATAgtaatatataaatgaatattaTGTATGATGTGTTTCCACTTCTAATTCTAGGAGTTGCGGTTTAATCTTAATACCAAAAACTTCATTAGAACTTTGAAATACATCCACTAATTGATGGTTCAAATCGAGAAATGCCATCTTGTATACATAATATTTGTTTGCGTAAAAGATTATAAAGTAAGTTACCAACATTTTAAACTAAGGGGGGATTGTTAGTAGTTTACAATGTTGGTAGATaacaatattttgttatttagaaAAGTCTAAAAATTATAACTATTAATGAATAGTTGtattgtaaagacataactttTGTATGTAAAGTtgtcttataaaaatataacttttatgtaaggttattttttaaaataacacaatcATATAAAATGGTCATctcattaaaaaaatactttcCCATGAAATGATATCTCATGAAAAGATATATCTACTGGATGTCTGGATTTTTCTATaagttattttcattattttgtttagAGCTTTAGGGGCTTTATTATATCTTAAAGCCTAAAAAAGTGTTTAAGAAGTCTCAAAACcattttattttactaatgtTATTAgtggtgagcaaaactcgattcaactcgaaaaaatcaaaaaaaaatttgaatttcgagttaaacgaatcgagttattcgagttaatcgagttattcgaatcaactcgaattttattttgaatttcgagttcgaatcgagttgagttttcgaattcgaataactcgaataattcgaatatcaaactataatattttacatttttaccccaaactcccaaacctttttacttttccctcaaaacttttactcattcccactttcccccaaaacttttactcccttcccctcccaaccccccaatctacccaaaatccatttcccaccaaaattttactctcccatttattttttctcaaaattttactcccaaaaaccctcaaaaccttttattttcccccaaaatttttactctctcccatttttcccctaaaacttttattcccttcccatcccacctctcatctatcccaaaccctcccccctccaattttttttaaatattttccctccaaaattttactccccctatttactttccctcaaacttttattccccaaaactttgtatttttcccctaaacttttacttctcaccctttactctcaaatataaaatcaaaattatccaaaaaaaatcactaaacataaatagtaataattttatttatatctactatttatattattaaattaaatttcacgttttatattatttatattattgaattgtttagtcataaaattgaattttattaaaattgaaattgaattattaattatgccataaaatattcgtgttaaaattttatattggtatcaatttcacattttatttttaaaataacttttattaaaaaaatcatatttttacatttaatatatttttaattctaaaatacatagtgacaagaatctgaagataattgaaacaactaagcaatcaaagaagctaaccaatatataaaaaattaataaataaattatgaagtgatgaaagttaataaaaattttgattaaggtggacaaattttattacaatgggtgacaatggttacaaggacccaaaattattttttaaaatttaactcgaacaaatatattcgattcgattcggatccgattcgattcgaattccatctcactcgactcgattcgagaaaacttcaaataaagttaggatgataaaatgagattcgaaaactcgattaactcgaaaattttcgattcgattcgattcgatcgaatgctcacccctaaatgTTATTGTATTTTCTTCTTTCCTTATTAGCATAGCTTTCTTTACGCAACTTGTTTACTCCTAGaacatgttaaaaaaaaaaactcattcaaatcaattttacaatatatatatacctaatgTAATATTTGAAGAAGCTAATTCCCCAACATGTTTCAAACTCTAGAATccaactcttttttttctttttccattaattTAGTGCTTTcagcttttttttctctctttctagACTTCataacaaaaacacaaaataaagTAGAAAGTTATGGGAACTTTACAGGCTCGTTTCTCTATTGGTTTACTTGCACCAAAATTTCTTGGTTTTTATTTCTCACGTTCcataaaatcaagccattttgttttttggttttatatctttgtttattttttacctTGAATTTATCGTCTTCGGTCTCttattttgtatttgtttttggagatttataattaaataagtttatttatatattatatgtatatacctAAAAGGTAGTAgttcaaaataaaagaaaggattACTACATTCAAATTTTACACCAGTTGAAtaccatatttaatattattttatcatcaACTAAACTAAACCCAATCCAAAaaatcgaatatatatatataaaaagttttGGTTTTTGTCTAATATTTTGATCTGATTATTGAAGATTGAATGTTGCAAGGTCACTATCAGTAGGGCCATCTTTGCATAGCCATGGAATTTATTCATAAACTTTGCTTTTTCTACATTCATATTTCAGCAATCTATATGCTTAATTGGACGGTGCAGATTGTTATGTCCATCAATTTCTTTATAACTTTGTCCCATTAATCaaaggaagaaaaaataaaaaatcaaaccttTCAATAAGGCTAGGGAGAGCCTATATTCAATGATAGTTTCCATACAAACACTATTCAATTTCCTTGTGGTTGccgtctctctctctctcctttttatttatttttatttttatattattattcgTTTGATCTTATAAAAAGTCTACCATGTTTATCTTCAACCTTCCATTTTGATCATCTCCCTAAAAACCCACTATTTTGCAACCCATGTGTGTTGTGAATCTCTTACTAACTATGGATTTAGACGATGAGAGGGTTGCAAAAAGAAGGAAAACCATGCTTGAAGATGATCGTGGTGTTGGACAGCAGACGACAACTGAGATGGAAACCCTTCCCCATGAAATCATCGTCGACATACTGTCAAGGTTGCCGATAACATCTTTGGTGCAATTCAAGTTCGTATGCAAAGGATGGCGTGCTTTAGCTCAAGATCCTCTCCTTGCTGATATGCAACTTTCCTGGAAAGCTCCGACCACTAATCCATGCCTCATCCTTCACTGCGATTTTCCCATCCGAAACCAGCTCTATTTCGTTGATTTATCGGTTCACAATCACGATAAGGACAAGGTAAAAAGATTATATGTGCCTTTCCAGACATCGTTGCCTGAATTCGATGTAGTTGGAACATGCAATGGTTTATTATGCTTGTCTGATTCATTATACAACGAGGCACTTTATGTTTACAACCCTTTCACCATGGATTTCATGGAGCTGCCAAAGTCTAGACAATATTCAGATCAGGAAGTAGTGTTCGGGTTCGGATTCCATCAGAAAACGAAGCAATACAAGGTAGTTAAGATAGTTTATTATAGGAACACTAGTAGTAGTAGCTACAGCCGTGCCCGAAGAGTGGTTTATCCTCAATCAGATGTTCAGGTATTCACCCTTGGAACCTCTGCATGGAGGAGTCTAGGGAAAGTAGCGTACCAGCTCATAAGGCGACCCTCTGAGGCTTTGGTTAACGGAAGGCTTCATTGGGTGAGTAGGCCCCGGAGATATTACCCAGCTCGCCGCCTTATGTCATTTGACTTAGAGGACGAACAATTCCGGGAGGTCCCGAAACCTGATTGCGGTGGCCTAAACAGGTGTAACTTCCATTTGTGTGTTTTAAGAGGTTTTCTTGCAGCAGCTGTTTATGGGAA containing:
- the LOC107954701 gene encoding F-box protein At3g07870 is translated as MCVVNLLLTMDLDDERVAKRRKTMLEDDRGVGQQTTTEMETLPHEIIVDILSRLPITSLVQFKFVCKGWRALAQDPLLADMQLSWKAPTTNPCLILHCDFPIRNQLYFVDLSVHNHDKDKVKRLYVPFQTSLPEFDVVGTCNGLLCLSDSLYNEALYVYNPFTMDFMELPKSRQYSDQEVVFGFGFHQKTKQYKVVKIVYYRNTSSSSYSRARRVVYPQSDVQVFTLGTSAWRSLGKVAYQLIRRPSEALVNGRLHWVSRPRRYYPARRLMSFDLEDEQFREVPKPDCGGLNRCNFHLCVLRGFLAAAVYGNYGKLEIWVMKDYNVKESWIKEFSIGAYMPKCLKQNLVRDRPLKIWKNPSNGKVVRFLCLLDNGEILLEYKNRVIVSYDPKKGKFTDLVFQGIPHWFQTVVHAGSFNWINTPS